DNA from Methanobrevibacter sp.:
AAATATTTATTAAAAAGAGTATAAAAAAGTTTTGGTAAACCTAAATGAAATTGAAAATTAAAAATAAAAAAAGAAAAAAAATAATTAGAATGACAGACTTGTATAAATTCCCTTAAGGGTAAAAGACTTAGTATTCCAATTAGATATTTTTCCAAGTGAATTTTTAGAACTTGTCGCATCAGCACAAATCCATTTTCCATCAACCAATACTTGAGCCCATACGTGACCGTATGTACTTCCACTAGTAAATGTACAAGATCCGTGAACATATCTGGCTGCAAGTCCTGCAGTTCTAAACATTGCAACTAAAAGGTGTGAATGATCCACACAATTTCCTTTCTTAGCAGATAAAGTTCCAGCAGCACCATATTTAGTATTGTAATAGAAACTGTATGATAATGTATCCCTTACATAATTAAATATTGCAGTCGCCTTATCCAAATCACTAGTTAAACCGCTGGTTAAAGTAGTCACAACCTTTTTAATAGCTGAATTACCTACTTGACAATTGGTAGTGGACTTTAAATAATCTGCCACATTAATACTGCCAGCATTTTCATTTAAACCTTTACCAGTGATTGATATTGAAGAACTGCTACTGCTACCACTTGATGAAGCATAAACAATATTTACTGTTGCCGGCAATCTTGAATTAGTACCATAAAATGTCAATATTCTGGAGAATGAATCAACAAGTTCAGAATATATAATATTACCTAAAGAAGATGAAGCGTAGTTAGGAGCTCTATTGTTGCTAACAATAAAGTTTGCTACATTTTTAGCTAATGTAATATAATCTGAAGAAGCCAATTGACTGTTAATGGTAGCTCCTGAAGGAGAAGTTGGTTCTGAAACTCCAGTTAATATACTAATCGCATTCTTATTAGAATTACCAAGCTGATAAATAGCCTGACTCATCACATATAAGAATTCAGCTGAAGTGAAAGTGTATCCTCCAGTTGTAATTGTATTTGGTAATCTGCCGTTTGATTTATAAAATGTTTGCAAATTAGTTGCACCAGTAACAATGTCTTTAATAGATATGGTTTTAGATGAGCTAACAGTTAATGAATTAAAATTAGCTGAATTTGACATACCATATCTAAATAGAATTGCTCCAGATGCTCCACCATTATATGCTGCATTAATATCAGTATTAAGACTTGATAAAGACAGTAATGTTGTATCCTTATCGGAATTGTAACCTTGCAATCCTGCCCAGACAGCAGCCCCTTTTGAATTTTGAACATACCATTTAGTAGTTGTAGTAATCCAAGAGGAATCACTGCCATAATTACCTTTATAAATCATCGGAATGACAATATCCATGTACTGACTTAGTGTAGCATAATCCTGACCGTAATACTTTTCACTGCTTGTAGTCTCAGGCATTAAAGCACATGAAACTTTCAGATTGCTATTAACTGATTTTATAGCTGAAACAGCCTGTTTTACAAATGAATTAATAGCTGCAGTACCACCTTCATTTTTATATGCTGCATTTTCATCAGAACCGGAATATCTTAAGTAATCCAAATGAATTCCGGAAAGACCTTTAATTGCAGAGTAAGTTTTGATTTCATTTATTTTCTGATTAAAGTAAGCAGTATTTTCATTACCATTCTTAACAGGATTAACCCAACCGGTATCACCAGAATAGAAAGCTTGAACCCACATGTGAACATTTATTCCAACACTACTTGCACTGGAAATCCATGATTCAACACCTGATTTTCCATAAAGTTCATATGCTTTGAAATTCAGGAAAATGTCAGTTACTCCTTTTGATGACAAATCATTCAGATTAACACTTTTCATATCAGAACCGTAAAGCCAATATCCCGCATGCTTTGAAACGGACTTTTCCTTAATTGTAATTGTACTTGATCCGGTTTTCGCATTGATTTTGGAATCTTTAGCTATAGAATAGGTCAATGTATGTTTACCTGCAGCCAACTTGAAAGATAATGATGCAATACCATTTGAGTTAGTGGTTTTAGTATACTTTTTACCATCCAAATTGAAAGTGATTGTCTTTTTTTGTAAAGGAACACTTCCAGCGCTAACAGCAACTTTGAATGTTGCAGTTGACCCCTGAGTAAATGTAGTTCCGCTTTTTACAGTAAACTTAGGATTTTTAGTGGCAATGATAGTAACTTTACTTGAAGTACTTGATGCCTTGTAATATCCCTGTTTAGCAAAGCTATATTTTACAGTATATACTCCCACCTTAAGTGAAGGCAGTTTAAGATATGCAATACCATTTGCATTTGTTTTTTTAGAATATGTTTTACCATTAACCTTAAACTTAATTATTTTACCTTTTGCCGGTGCATAACCGAAAGCATTAAGCAATTTTACTTTAATAGTTTTTGAATCACTTTTTAGGAAAGTGTAAGTGTAAGCAGTTAATGAAGTCTTACAGGATGTTACAACTTTTACCTTATTGGTTTTAGTCAAACCGTCAGTATTATAAGATATTATTTTATAAGTACCTTTTTTAAGAGTTTTTAAAGATAAACTTGCAACTCCCTTACTGTTTGTTTTTACTTTGTATATTTTTCCCTTAATCTTAAACTTAATAGTTTTTTTAGCTAAAACCTTACCATTACTTTTTAAAAATGTTGCATAGAATTTTCTTCCGTCTGTATAAACTTTAGAAATATCACTTGCAGTAATAGTGGACAATATCTTAAAAGTTTTAGTCAAACTGTAACCGGTTGCAGGATTGACCGCAACAACTTTATAGCTTCCAGGTTTAAGATTAATTGCCATTGAAGCGACTCCATTTGCATTAGTTTTTTTGGTGTATGTAACACCATTGACAGTAATTTTAACATTGGTATTGGCCAATGGATTACCGTAAGCATCTAAGAATGTTGCAGTGTATTGAGTGCTTCCTTTATAATATTTAGTGATATCCTTTGCAGTGATTGTCTTAGATACATCAATTTTTGAAGAAACATTGCTTTCACTTTTCACATCATTATTTGATGCTGAAAGATCTGCAATCCCACCATCACTACTTAAAGACTCTTCACTATTCGAGTTAGTTGATAAAGTATTTGAATTTTCAGATTCTAAAACTTCTTCACTTGATAGAGAAACTTTAGATGAATCATTATCAACATTTGAATCACTTGATACAGAAATTTCTGATGAATCAGCAGTATTCTCCAGTGGGACTGATACATCTGATGTGTCATCTACTAAGCCAATAGTATCCGAATCTGTAACATTAACATCACTTGCTGAAATGGCACTGACTGTTAAAACAGTTGTGAGTAATATTAACAAAGTGAGTATTTGTTTGTTCAAAATAATTTACCTCCATAACAATTTTTTTAAACATCCATGAGACTCTCATCTCACTTCAACAATATTTATTGCAAATATCTTATATAAAGCTTTTTATTTACTAAAACTAATAAAATGAGCCTAATTTTTAAAAATAAAATTAAAACTTAATGAAAATAAAGTATAAAGCAAAAATATTTCTGAATAAAGCTATAAAATAATTTAAAGATATGAAATAATTTTTAAAGAAAGTTAAATATATTAAAATTAAAACAATAATAGAAAAGCTTATAATATAAAATAGGACAAAATTAAAAGTTATTTAAACGAAAATCATTGATTGAAGTTCAATTAGAATAAAAATCAATTAATTTAACATTGTATTTTAAAAAATAAGTAAGAAAAATAAAAAAAATAAAAAGTTGTAAAATTTTTAATTTTACATCATTGGAGGCATTCCACCCATACCGCCTGCTGGAGGCATTGGAGGCATACCGCTTGCATCATTACCAGACTCATCAGGTCCAGTGGAATTGAGTGCATTTCTTGCTGCAATCATGTCATCAATACGTAGAATCATTTCTGCAGCCTCACCAGCTGATTGAAGTGCTTGGATTTTAACTCTTAAAGGTTCAATAACACCAGCATCTTTCATGTCAACTACTTTACCTTCAAATACATTGATTCCAATGAATGGAGAGTCTTCATGAGCAGCTTTCAAATCAGCAATTAAGTTAATGGTATCCAAACCTGCATTTTCAATTAAGGTTCTTGGGATAACTTCTAAAGCTTCAGCATATTTTAAGATAGCTAACTGTTCCCTTCCACTTACAGATTCACCATATTCTCTTAATTGTTTTACTAAATCAATTTCACAAGCTCCACCACCAATGAGAACTTTTCCTTCTTCGATGGTTGCTCCAACTACACCTAATGCATCATCAAGTGCTCTTGCGATTTGTTCGGTGACGTAACGAGTACTTCCTCTTAATACAATTGAAGAAGCTTTAGGATTTTCACACTCTTCGATTAAAGTCAATTCATGATCAAATATTTTATCAAGATATACGTGACCGGCATAACCTAATTTTTCTTCGGATAAATCTTCAATGTCACTTACAAGTTTTGCACCGGTAGCTTTTGCAATTCTTTCAATGTCAGATTTTTTAACCCTTTTGAAAGCCATGATTCCTGCTTTTTTAAGGTAGTGTTCTGCCATGTCATCAATACCTTTTTGACAGAATAATACGTTACATCCAGAGTCAACTACTTTTTGAACTAAGTCTTTAATCATGTCTTCTTCCTGTTTAAGGAAGGCTTCAAATTGGTCAGGACTGGTTATGTCAATTTTTGCATCAGTATTGATATCT
Protein-coding regions in this window:
- the thsA gene encoding thermosome subunit alpha produces the protein MANQPIFILPEGTERYSKRDALRMNITAAKVLAGIVRTTLGPKGMDKMLTSSLGDVTVTNDGATIMREMEINQPAARMLVETAKKQEEIVGDGTTSVVVIAGELLSKAEELLDDGIATSVVVKGFRNATKKAVELLDGIAIDADDEETLKKVAVTAMSGKGSDYAKEHLADLVVKAALRIKEDGKSDIDNINIQRVSGDSVEDSFLAEGIIIDKAPLSKNMPKDVEDAKIAIMKYPIELKDINTDAKIDITSPDQFEAFLKQEEDMIKDLVQKVVDSGCNVLFCQKGIDDMAEHYLKKAGIMAFKRVKKSDIERIAKATGAKLVSDIEDLSEEKLGYAGHVYLDKIFDHELTLIEECENPKASSIVLRGSTRYVTEQIARALDDALGVVGATIEEGKVLIGGGACEIDLVKQLREYGESVSGREQLAILKYAEALEVIPRTLIENAGLDTINLIADLKAAHEDSPFIGINVFEGKVVDMKDAGVIEPLRVKIQALQSAGEAAEMILRIDDMIAARNALNSTGPDESGNDASGMPPMPPAGGMGGMPPMM
- a CDS encoding transglutaminase domain-containing protein — protein: MNKQILTLLILLTTVLTVSAISASDVNVTDSDTIGLVDDTSDVSVPLENTADSSEISVSSDSNVDNDSSKVSLSSEEVLESENSNTLSTNSNSEESLSSDGGIADLSASNNDVKSESNVSSKIDVSKTITAKDITKYYKGSTQYTATFLDAYGNPLANTNVKITVNGVTYTKKTNANGVASMAINLKPGSYKVVAVNPATGYSLTKTFKILSTITASDISKVYTDGRKFYATFLKSNGKVLAKKTIKFKIKGKIYKVKTNSKGVASLSLKTLKKGTYKIISYNTDGLTKTNKVKVVTSCKTSLTAYTYTFLKSDSKTIKVKLLNAFGYAPAKGKIIKFKVNGKTYSKKTNANGIAYLKLPSLKVGVYTVKYSFAKQGYYKASSTSSKVTIIATKNPKFTVKSGTTFTQGSTATFKVAVSAGSVPLQKKTITFNLDGKKYTKTTNSNGIASLSFKLAAGKHTLTYSIAKDSKINAKTGSSTITIKEKSVSKHAGYWLYGSDMKSVNLNDLSSKGVTDIFLNFKAYELYGKSGVESWISSASSVGINVHMWVQAFYSGDTGWVNPVKNGNENTAYFNQKINEIKTYSAIKGLSGIHLDYLRYSGSDENAAYKNEGGTAAINSFVKQAVSAIKSVNSNLKVSCALMPETTSSEKYYGQDYATLSQYMDIVIPMIYKGNYGSDSSWITTTTKWYVQNSKGAAVWAGLQGYNSDKDTTLLSLSSLNTDINAAYNGGASGAILFRYGMSNSANFNSLTVSSSKTISIKDIVTGATNLQTFYKSNGRLPNTITTGGYTFTSAEFLYVMSQAIYQLGNSNKNAISILTGVSEPTSPSGATINSQLASSDYITLAKNVANFIVSNNRAPNYASSSLGNIIYSELVDSFSRILTFYGTNSRLPATVNIVYASSSGSSSSSSISITGKGLNENAGSINVADYLKSTTNCQVGNSAIKKVVTTLTSGLTSDLDKATAIFNYVRDTLSYSFYYNTKYGAAGTLSAKKGNCVDHSHLLVAMFRTAGLAARYVHGSCTFTSGSTYGHVWAQVLVDGKWICADATSSKNSLGKISNWNTKSFTLKGIYTSLSF